The Methanoculleus marisnigri JR1 genome window below encodes:
- a CDS encoding PH domain-containing protein, whose protein sequence is MSFPGPVNGQAPADEGSPEPGAGADGYRRLNRKCMLSMYIDYAMWYAVLLVAYILTKTYAEGFLGSYYDLIRYGFLLVLGIALVYIAAAPPVFYARYRYRITEDRVDVRCGVLFIRHTLVPIERVHQVEITRGPINNLLGLADVTITTAGGEADIRYLEIDEAETVADRLNNLVGRMLRDRMPATPIPRPGAADE, encoded by the coding sequence ATGTCGTTTCCCGGCCCGGTGAACGGGCAGGCTCCGGCCGACGAAGGATCGCCGGAACCCGGGGCGGGCGCGGACGGTTACCGCCGGCTGAACCGGAAGTGCATGCTCTCGATGTACATCGACTACGCCATGTGGTATGCGGTTCTGCTCGTGGCCTACATCCTCACGAAGACCTACGCAGAGGGATTCCTGGGGTCCTACTACGATCTTATCAGGTACGGCTTCTTGCTCGTCCTGGGGATCGCCCTGGTTTACATAGCCGCGGCTCCGCCGGTCTTTTACGCCCGGTACCGCTACCGGATCACCGAAGACCGGGTGGACGTGCGCTGCGGGGTCCTCTTCATCCGCCACACCCTGGTGCCGATCGAGCGGGTGCACCAGGTGGAGATCACCAGAGGCCCGATAAACAACCTGCTCGGCCTCGCGGACGTCACCATAACCACTGCAGGGGGCGAGGCGGACATCAGGTACCTCGAGATTGACGAGGCGGAGACGGTGGCCGACCGGCTCAACAACCTGGTCGGGAGGATGCTCCGGGACAGGATGCCGGCGACCCCCATCCCCCGGCCGGGGGCTGCAGACGAATGA
- a CDS encoding AMP-binding protein, with protein sequence MVEGSYACGNSQIPLLGITIGEMLNRIATEHPDSEALVSVHQGTRWTYAEFLERVDTLARALMALDVERGDRVAIWALNYAEWVLVQFATAKIGAIMVNINPAYRTYEFEYAMKQSEVQTLLIQGRFKTSDYVGMFYESCPEAFEAKPGRINSDKFPFLKNVVFLGDIPYNGMYTWDDLLSKAELVRPEELREREESLSFDDAVNIQYTSGTTGFPKGVVLTHHNILNNGFIIGEGMKFTHEDRLCIPVPFYHCFGMVLSNMASVTHGAAMVLPAPVFSPEAVLKAVQDEKCTALHGVPTMFIAELSHPDFAKYRLDTLRTGIMAGSPCPTEVMREVNKKMNMSEIVIVYGQTETSPGVTMTTTADPLERRVSTIGKPFPHTEIKIIDPNTQRIVPRGETGEICARGYCVMRCYYNNPNATRATIDESHWNHTGDLGTMDEEDYVKIVGRLKDMVIRGGENIYPREIEEYLHNHPKVADAYVIGVPDRKYGEELMAWIKTDNGATLTEDEVKEFCRGRIAHFKIPRYVKFVDDFPMTVSGKIMKFKMREMAIEELGLESESNIETA encoded by the coding sequence ATGGTTGAGGGCAGTTACGCGTGTGGGAACTCGCAGATACCCCTGCTCGGCATCACCATCGGTGAAATGCTGAACCGTATAGCGACGGAGCATCCGGACAGCGAAGCACTCGTCTCCGTCCACCAGGGTACCCGGTGGACGTATGCGGAGTTTCTCGAGCGCGTCGATACCCTTGCGCGCGCCCTCATGGCGCTCGACGTGGAGCGCGGGGACCGGGTCGCCATATGGGCGCTGAACTACGCGGAGTGGGTGCTCGTCCAGTTCGCCACGGCAAAGATCGGCGCCATCATGGTGAACATCAACCCGGCATACAGGACCTACGAGTTCGAGTACGCCATGAAGCAGTCCGAGGTCCAGACGCTCCTCATCCAGGGGCGGTTCAAGACCTCCGACTACGTCGGGATGTTCTACGAGTCCTGCCCGGAGGCGTTCGAGGCAAAGCCCGGCCGGATCAACAGCGACAAGTTCCCGTTCTTAAAGAACGTCGTCTTCCTCGGTGACATCCCCTACAACGGGATGTACACCTGGGACGACCTCCTTTCGAAGGCCGAACTCGTTCGTCCCGAAGAACTCCGGGAGCGCGAGGAGTCGCTCAGCTTCGACGACGCGGTCAACATCCAGTACACCAGCGGGACGACCGGGTTCCCGAAAGGCGTCGTCCTGACCCACCACAACATCCTGAATAACGGTTTCATCATCGGCGAAGGGATGAAGTTCACCCACGAAGACCGGCTCTGCATCCCGGTGCCGTTCTACCACTGTTTCGGCATGGTGCTCTCGAACATGGCGAGCGTCACCCACGGCGCCGCGATGGTGCTGCCTGCGCCGGTCTTCAGCCCCGAAGCGGTCCTCAAAGCCGTCCAGGACGAGAAGTGCACGGCGCTTCACGGGGTGCCGACGATGTTCATCGCCGAACTCTCCCACCCGGACTTCGCGAAGTACCGGCTGGATACGCTGCGCACCGGGATCATGGCCGGGTCGCCCTGCCCGACCGAGGTGATGCGGGAGGTCAACAAGAAGATGAACATGTCCGAGATCGTGATCGTCTACGGGCAGACGGAGACCTCGCCCGGCGTGACGATGACCACCACCGCGGACCCCCTGGAGCGGCGCGTCTCGACTATCGGCAAGCCCTTCCCCCACACCGAGATCAAGATCATCGACCCGAACACACAGCGGATTGTCCCCCGGGGGGAGACCGGCGAGATCTGCGCCCGGGGCTACTGCGTGATGCGGTGCTACTACAACAACCCGAACGCTACCCGCGCGACGATCGACGAGAGCCACTGGAACCATACCGGCGACCTCGGGACGATGGACGAGGAGGATTACGTCAAGATCGTCGGGCGCTTGAAGGATATGGTGATCCGCGGCGGGGAGAACATCTACCCGCGCGAGATCGAGGAGTACCTCCACAATCACCCAAAAGTCGCCGATGCTTACGTGATCGGCGTCCCGGACCGGAAGTACGGCGAGGAGCTGATGGCGTGGATCAAGACCGACAACGGCGCGACCCTCACCGAGGACGAGGTGAAGGAGTTCTGCCGCGGCCGGATCGCGCACTTCAAGATCCCGCGCTACGTCAAGTTCGTCGACGATTTCCCGATGACGGTCTCGGGCAAGATCATGAAGTTCAAGATGCGCGAGATGGCGATCGAGGAACTCGGGCTCGAGAGCGAGTCGAATATCGAGACCGCGTAA
- a CDS encoding nicotinate phosphoribosyltransferase yields the protein MGWFEVVGEDAIKNGTCTDIYFRRVVEVMERDGINPHVTMEVTASMLPDPWGVFCGLDDVIKLLEGLPVDVDAMPEGSIFFKNEPVLRVSGRYRDFAVYETAILGFLCHASGVASAAAHMKLAAGGRPVFSFGSRRQHPAIAAMIERAAWIGGVDGASNTCAPDGIPLAGTMPHAFIMCYPEQEDAWLAFAQGAGPEVPRIMLADTFSDETDEAVRAAASGATAVRLDTPRSRRGDMRAIVEEVRWELDVNGYPDVKIFLSGGLSRAEVAAYRDIGDAFGVGGAIANAPVIDFALDIVEMKGRPYAKRGKRSSAKQVYDLGGRRLTLPARTPAPKGAVPLLAPCIKNGTALVRPKMEDARERVLSRLPALAGEG from the coding sequence ATGGGCTGGTTTGAGGTGGTCGGCGAGGACGCCATCAAGAACGGAACGTGCACGGATATCTACTTCCGGCGGGTCGTGGAGGTCATGGAGCGGGACGGCATCAACCCGCACGTCACGATGGAGGTGACGGCGTCGATGCTCCCCGACCCATGGGGGGTCTTCTGCGGGCTTGACGACGTCATAAAACTGCTCGAAGGCCTTCCGGTGGACGTGGACGCGATGCCGGAGGGCTCGATCTTCTTCAAAAACGAGCCGGTCCTCCGGGTCTCCGGGCGCTACCGGGACTTCGCGGTCTACGAGACGGCCATCCTCGGGTTCCTCTGCCACGCTTCAGGCGTGGCCTCGGCGGCCGCCCACATGAAACTGGCCGCGGGGGGCCGGCCGGTCTTCTCCTTCGGCTCGCGCCGCCAGCACCCGGCGATCGCGGCGATGATCGAGCGGGCGGCCTGGATCGGCGGGGTGGACGGGGCGAGCAACACCTGTGCGCCGGACGGGATCCCGCTCGCGGGGACGATGCCGCACGCGTTCATCATGTGCTACCCGGAGCAGGAGGACGCCTGGCTCGCGTTCGCCCAGGGTGCCGGCCCGGAGGTGCCGCGGATCATGCTCGCGGACACCTTCTCCGACGAGACGGACGAGGCGGTCCGGGCGGCGGCTTCGGGGGCGACGGCGGTGCGGCTCGACACCCCGCGGTCGCGCCGGGGGGACATGCGGGCGATCGTCGAGGAGGTGCGCTGGGAGCTCGACGTCAACGGCTACCCGGACGTGAAGATCTTCCTCTCGGGCGGGCTGTCGCGCGCAGAGGTCGCCGCCTACCGCGATATCGGCGACGCCTTCGGCGTCGGGGGCGCGATCGCGAACGCCCCGGTGATCGACTTCGCGTTGGACATCGTGGAGATGAAGGGCCGGCCCTACGCGAAGCGCGGGAAGCGGAGCAGCGCAAAGCAGGTCTACGATCTCGGCGGCCGGCGCCTCACCCTCCCCGCCCGCACCCCGGCGCCGAAGGGCGCGGTGCCGCTCCTCGCCCCCTGCATCAAGAACGGCACCGCCCTCGTCCGCCCGAAGATGGAGGATGCGCGGGAACGGGTGCTCTCCCGCCTCCCGGCCCTTGCCGGGGAGGGATAG
- a CDS encoding MTAP family purine nucleoside phosphorylase translates to MLGIIGGTSLLFADLPPLEKTTVATPYGKAEVHTGEFALLLRHQHNLPPHRINYRACLAALAVLGVDEIVAFGSAGSLKHEIPPGSIVIPTDYLSVTDIPSIHECTIDHVRPELDADLVRTLAELVPDARTGGVYAQTRGPRIETVAEVKALAKVADIVGMTVASEATLALELGMRFAAVCTVDNYANGLGEETLTYEHILATSRANRRRTEIILEKIVERLA, encoded by the coding sequence ATGCTCGGGATCATCGGGGGCACGAGCCTCCTCTTCGCCGACCTGCCGCCGCTCGAGAAGACGACCGTCGCCACGCCCTACGGGAAGGCCGAGGTGCATACCGGAGAGTTCGCGCTCCTCCTGCGCCACCAGCACAACCTTCCCCCGCACCGGATCAACTACCGCGCGTGCCTCGCCGCGCTCGCCGTCCTCGGGGTGGACGAGATCGTCGCCTTCGGCTCCGCCGGCTCCCTGAAGCACGAGATCCCGCCGGGCTCGATCGTCATCCCCACCGATTATTTGAGCGTCACCGACATCCCGTCCATCCACGAGTGCACCATCGACCACGTCCGGCCCGAACTGGACGCCGATCTCGTCCGCACCCTCGCCGAACTGGTGCCGGACGCCCGGACGGGCGGCGTCTACGCCCAGACCCGCGGGCCGCGGATCGAGACCGTCGCCGAGGTGAAAGCGCTTGCAAAGGTCGCCGACATCGTCGGGATGACGGTTGCAAGCGAGGCGACGCTCGCCCTCGAGCTCGGGATGCGGTTTGCCGCCGTCTGCACCGTGGACAACTACGCGAACGGCCTCGGGGAAGAGACCCTGACCTACGAGCACATCCTCGCGACCTCCCGGGCGAACCGCCGGAGGACCGAGATCATCCTCGAAAAGATTGTGGAGCGACTTGCATGA
- a CDS encoding bifunctional 5,6,7,8-tetrahydromethanopterin hydro-lyase/3-hexulose-6-phosphate synthase, whose product MYLIGEALVGDGAELAHIDLIMGNKEGAVGQAFANSISQLSKGHTPLLAVVRPNLPTKPSTLIIPKVTLKKEYQVNQMFGPVQAAVAKAVADSIEEGVFEGVDIEDTVIMASVFVHPTAQDYNKIYRFNYGAMKLALRRALDRFPDVETLLHEKDRAAHAVMGFKVQRLWDPPYLQVAMDLVDRNHMNRVLDELPQNDHLIIEAGTPLIKKFGLSIISEIRERRPNAFIVADLKTLDTGNLEARMTADAGADAVVISGLAPISTIEKAIEDTRKTGIYTVIDMLNVKDPVAVVKQLKVKPDVVELHRGIDVEDTAYAWGDIPAIKKAGGERLLVATAGGIRQGVVKDARKAGADILVVGRAITASKNIQHAAEEFLEELSTEEIDQFRIMTDF is encoded by the coding sequence ATGTATCTCATCGGTGAAGCATTGGTTGGAGACGGCGCAGAACTTGCGCACATAGATCTGATAATGGGAAACAAAGAGGGCGCGGTAGGACAGGCGTTTGCGAACTCCATTTCGCAGCTCTCGAAGGGACACACACCGCTCCTCGCGGTCGTCAGGCCGAACCTGCCGACGAAACCCTCGACGCTCATCATCCCGAAGGTCACGTTAAAGAAAGAGTACCAGGTGAACCAGATGTTCGGGCCCGTCCAGGCCGCGGTGGCGAAAGCGGTCGCCGACTCGATCGAGGAGGGCGTCTTTGAGGGGGTCGACATCGAGGACACCGTCATCATGGCGAGCGTCTTCGTTCACCCGACCGCACAGGACTACAACAAGATCTACCGGTTCAACTACGGCGCGATGAAACTCGCGCTCCGCCGGGCCCTCGACCGGTTCCCCGACGTCGAGACGCTCCTGCACGAGAAGGACCGGGCGGCCCACGCGGTCATGGGATTCAAGGTCCAGCGGCTCTGGGACCCGCCGTACCTCCAGGTCGCCATGGACCTCGTCGACAGGAACCACATGAACAGGGTTCTCGACGAACTGCCCCAGAACGACCACCTGATCATCGAGGCGGGCACGCCCCTGATCAAGAAGTTCGGCCTCTCGATCATCTCCGAGATCCGCGAACGCCGCCCGAACGCGTTCATCGTCGCCGACCTCAAGACCCTCGACACGGGCAACCTCGAGGCCCGGATGACCGCCGACGCCGGCGCCGACGCCGTCGTGATCTCCGGCCTCGCGCCCATCTCCACCATCGAGAAGGCGATCGAGGACACCCGCAAGACCGGCATCTACACCGTCATCGACATGCTCAACGTCAAAGACCCCGTTGCCGTGGTCAAGCAGCTGAAGGTGAAGCCGGACGTCGTGGAACTCCACCGCGGCATCGACGTCGAGGATACCGCCTACGCCTGGGGAGACATCCCGGCGATCAAGAAAGCCGGCGGCGAGCGGCTGCTGGTCGCGACCGCGGGCGGCATCCGGCAGGGCGTCGTGAAGGACGCGAGGAAGGCGGGCGCCGACATCCTGGTCGTCGGCCGCGCCATCACCGCGAGCAAGAACATCCAGCACGCGGCCGAAGAGTTCCTCGAGGAACTGAGCACCGAAGAGATCGACCAGTTCCGCATCATGACCGACTTCTGA
- a CDS encoding amidohydrolase family protein, with product MNEIFTARGSTLIAGVTIDGSTVDIAIDETGLIAGIGENARKTIDADIVIDGSDRLAMPGMVNTHTHAAMTLLRGYGDDMLLQDWLSQKIWPLEAHLTGDDVYAGTRLACLEMIKSGTVAFNDMYFFMDRAAAAADEMGMRATFAYGFIDLGMEEKREAEIKATETLVAHVKSLDNPRIRAAVGPHSVYTVSPEGLRWCGEYAAEQNIGIHVHLSETEKEVADCVARFGKRPAYLLDECGCLTPRTVAAHCCWLDEAECRLLGERGVTASHNPASNMKLAVNRAMPYHWLRQYGANVALGTDGCSSNNNLDLMEEMKFAALLQKFAWNSPTLLPAGEAIGMATAAGARALGTGPGTLTVGAPADIVLLDTRAACNTPLFHADSNAVYACNGGAVMTVLCQGRVLMHEREVPGEEEIVREAAAAARSLVDRAEQAS from the coding sequence ATGAACGAGATCTTTACTGCCAGAGGTTCTACCCTGATCGCCGGGGTCACCATCGACGGATCGACTGTGGATATCGCGATCGACGAGACCGGCCTGATCGCGGGAATTGGAGAGAACGCGAGGAAGACGATCGACGCCGATATCGTCATCGACGGCTCCGACCGGCTCGCCATGCCCGGCATGGTGAACACCCACACCCACGCCGCGATGACCCTCCTGCGGGGCTACGGGGACGATATGCTGCTGCAGGACTGGCTCTCGCAGAAGATCTGGCCGCTCGAGGCCCACCTCACCGGCGACGACGTCTACGCCGGCACCAGACTCGCGTGCCTGGAGATGATCAAGAGCGGCACCGTCGCGTTCAACGACATGTACTTCTTCATGGACCGGGCGGCCGCCGCGGCCGACGAGATGGGCATGCGGGCGACGTTCGCCTACGGGTTCATCGACCTCGGGATGGAGGAGAAGCGGGAGGCCGAGATCAAAGCGACGGAAACCCTGGTCGCCCACGTCAAATCGCTCGATAACCCGCGGATCAGAGCGGCCGTCGGGCCCCACTCCGTCTACACCGTCTCCCCCGAGGGGCTCCGCTGGTGCGGCGAATACGCGGCCGAGCAGAATATCGGCATCCACGTCCACCTCTCCGAGACCGAGAAGGAGGTCGCCGACTGCGTCGCCCGGTTCGGCAAACGCCCCGCATACCTCCTCGACGAGTGCGGCTGCCTCACCCCCCGGACGGTCGCCGCGCACTGCTGCTGGCTCGACGAGGCCGAGTGCCGGCTCCTTGGAGAGCGCGGCGTCACCGCCTCCCACAACCCCGCAAGCAACATGAAACTCGCCGTCAACCGGGCGATGCCCTACCACTGGCTGAGACAGTACGGGGCGAACGTCGCCCTCGGAACCGACGGCTGCTCCTCGAACAACAACCTGGATCTCATGGAGGAGATGAAGTTCGCCGCGCTCCTCCAGAAGTTCGCCTGGAACTCCCCGACCCTGCTGCCCGCCGGCGAGGCCATCGGCATGGCGACCGCGGCAGGCGCCCGGGCGCTCGGCACCGGCCCCGGCACCCTGACCGTGGGCGCACCGGCCGACATCGTCCTCCTCGATACCCGTGCGGCCTGCAACACCCCGCTCTTCCACGCCGACTCGAACGCCGTCTACGCCTGCAACGGCGGCGCGGTCATGACCGTTCTCTGTCAGGGAAGAGTCCTGATGCACGAGCGGGAGGTGCCGGGAGAAGAGGAGATCGTCCGCGAGGCCGCCGCCGCCGCCCGGTCGCTCGTCGACCGGGCGGAGCAGGCCTCCTGA